The window ACAGTATTTGAAGGTTAATCAATCTTCCCATTCCCAAAGGCATACTTTTCAGCTTAGTTCCCTCAATATTGAGATGCCGTAAATTCCTTAGGTTTCCCATGTTTGCAGGCAGCCTGGTAAGCGAACAACATCTGAATAAAAGTAATGTCTGCAGATTGTATAGACTGCTTGTTGACTCAGGTAGCTCTTCTATTTGACAATGAGAAAGATTGAGGTACCGTAGTTGTTTCAAACTGCCAATTGAATCTGGCAACTTTTCTATGAGATAACCACTAAAGGATAGCACCCGCAAGAATCTTAATTTTGGCATCATATCACAAGGAACCTTGTCAGTCAAGCTACCCATAGAAAATCCTTGCAACGGGTCTAATGGTAGAAAGGTCCGTAAACAATCCACATTACTGAAAGCCTCGAATTTCTGAAATACATCATTAAATCCACGAGTATATGATAAGTGCCGAGCTTTTGTAGACTTGTTATGATTCTCTGTATTTTCCTCCAACCTAACAAATGTTTTTCCAGACACAGATTGTGCAAGATCATGTATGAGGTCATGCATTACCAGTCGTAACTTGTCATTGGTGTGTTGGAAGAAGGACCTTGATAAAAAATCTGAAACATATCTTCTTGCTACATCTTCGATTTGCTGATTTCCTTCTGGCTCTGGCACAAAACCCTCTGCCATCCATAACAAGATCAGCATCTCTCTGTCATATTCATAGTCCTTAGGAAACATTGAGCAATAAGCAAAGCACCGCTTCAAATCCTCAGGGAGGTGATGGTAGCTTAATCTTAGAGCTGGTAAAATATTGTTGTCTGCCAGCTTCCAAATTTTGCTATTCAAGATATCATTCCAGTAATTCTCATCAAGTTCTGGTTCGGCACGCAGGAGGCCTCCTAGTGCCTTTGCAGCCAAAGGCAACCCTTTACACTCGTCTACTATTTTCTTGCCGATCACTTTCAACTTTGGATAGGAATCTAAATTCCTGTTCCGAAAAACAATTTGTTCAAATAGTAACCAACAATCACCATCTGAAAGCCCCTCCAAACAGTAAGTAGGAACAGTCCCCATAAGTGATGCAACTGTTTTGCTTCGTGTCGTGATTATAATTTTACTCCCTAGTGCACCAACTGTGAAGGGGACTCTTAACTTATCCCAGCTTTCATACTTCTCGTTCCAGCCATCATCCAGAACAAAAAGAAATTTCTTGTTCTTCAACCACTTTTTCAGTTGTTCTTGAAGTAACTCCAAATTGTTTGTGCTACAACTTCCTTTAGTCGCGGACTCAACAAGTGCTTTTGTTATCCTTTGCACATCAAACACATCAGAGACACACGCCCAAGCTTTCAAATCAAACTTGCTACTTACATTAACATCATTATACACAAGCTGAGCAAGTGTGGTCTTCCCAATGCCCCCCATGCCTACAATTGGAATAATAGAAACCTCATCATCACTTTCACCCAACTTCAGCAAAGTAATTATCTCCTCCTTATCAAATTCCCTACCATAAATATGAGATTCATCACCCAACATCGTTGTTGTGGGTGATCTTTCAAACCCTGATTTTACACCTCCAGAATCTTCTCTCAAACAAAGAATATCTTTCTGTTTTGCAAGCTCTTCCAAAATATCTATAATCTTTATCATTTTCGACTCTACACGTTCTCTAAAAGGATTAAGAGTATCAGCAATGTCTTTGATTTTAAAGTCTATCCCTTCTTTGATCTTAGAAATCCATACCTCATGTTTGCTGTTTTGTGATTCGAGGGCATCATTCGCGATATCATCCAATATGTCCTCAGCATCATAAGCTGCAACTCTGACATCCTCAAGCCAAGCTTTGACACTCAAGTCCTGGACTTGCTTCTCCTCAGCATGATTGAGAACTGCATGAATGACAAGCAGGTTGCTCTTGAGCTTTGCTCGCAGCGAGTCATCGATTCCCCACTTGAGGAAGAAATTTATGACATCTTGAGTGGCCAACTTGTTAAGGAGGATGCTTACAGAAGCAGATTCAAATGCTCGAACAATAGGCATGACTGAGGTCTTGTTTTCTGAGTTCTGAGGAGATGAGGAGTAAGGGAGAAGATGATCAGATAATATGATAAAGAGAGAAATGGAGACAGCAAGTAGGCATTTGTTCAACTTACAATAGCTACCATGTTGTCAAGTGGTTCTTATGTATTGATTCAAGTAGTTATTAAATATGCATTGTCAATAAAGCCTATCAACTTTGATTCAATATAGTATTCAGACAATTGATGAGGACAAAAGCAACCTATTTATAACCCTTATAATTAGCTCAACAGAGTTACCAGGTCTTTGAGTTGCAAGTCAAGTCTTTTCTGAGTAATTTGGCCAAAACAAAGGAAGAAGAAGTCTTCGTGTGTAGCTTGTATGGATCCATGTATATGAAATAAATTCGGTTCAAGTTATGTCAGACATTAACAAGTTGAGGAGATTTGATCAGCATAATATATGTACAATGTGTCATCCTTTCATTCTAAAATCAATCCAGTAATTGAAAAATAAGTGAAGTAAAATCTGGGTTTCAATGAAGTGATGATTGATCGTACCTGCCTCAAAGGCAGTAGTAGTTGCAGATTCCATGTTCTAAATATCACTGTCTTCAACCTGGTTCATAATACAATGCTGAACCAACAAAGATTAGAAAGCTCAACTTACTGAATAAATATAACTTATTTGCAGACACAAACATAAACCGTTGAAAGCCAAAAAGAACACTTCCAAGCGAAACCCATAAACCAACTTAACTTGTCCAGAAGATTCACGGCGGCGTTTCGGCGATTCCTTTGGGTGGCCGGCGGCACGTTTGGGCGTGTCTTCACAAGAAGTTTAAGAACACAGTCGTGAGTTTTGGTTCTATCTCTACTTCCTCTTCCTTTCATGGGCCTTTCTTTTCACGACTTACGAGTACAAATCCACTCCAATTCCACAATTACTATAATTGTTGGCCCAAATTTAAATAAGTATGTGCTGCTTAATATTAACTAGCCTTCCTACACGCGTTGCGCGCGTGCGGAATTGCGTTTTATGTCAATTTGATAATTATTGCGAAATCTTTGTTAGTTTGATCAATTATTGTACGATTTTCATAAACAACAACTGTACAAAATTCAAATAAAAATGACACAATTGAGTGAAATAGTAATCGAAAACAAAGTCAATCCACATATAAATTCCATTTTGAAATAAAGTTGAACAATAATTAGAAGTAAAGAAACATTAGCACATTACATTGTATTTAGATAAGTTGAATCCATCAATTGAATTAAAAGGGAATTAATTGTGAAAGCTTGTGGAAATGCGGTTTCTGCCAATTTCATAATTATCATGCGTTTTTTTTTTAATTCGATTAATTATTGTGCGGTTTTTATAAAAAAAATAGCTCCTTGAAATCTAAATTTTTTTTTAAAAGAAAGCTGAATAATAATCAACGGGAAATTCTATGGTACCTATCCGTATGTGATACCTACATTTACAAATGTGACAACATATTTATAATCAAAGTAGTAATGCTGAGTCGTATTGTTTGTAATCTTTTTCTAATAATCGTAATTACAAAATGTACAACCATTTAACAACTTTTTGAACAAATTGTTCTCATAGTTGTAATTTTGTTTAACTTTATGTAAATAGTGTAAATAAATTTGGTAAATTTGTTCTCAATGTTGTAATTTGATTCATAATATTGTAATTTTTGTTTAAATACATGTAAAATAAAAGTAGGATATACATCCCAGTACCATAGCTTGTCTCATAATCAACAGCCAAGATTTGTAGAATTAGAAACATATAAAGAGTATCCATCAATACATGTCATATGTTGAACATTAGACAATACTAAAGTTAAGAAACATGAGCACATCACATTCGTTTTAGATATGTAAGTTGAACCCATAAATTGTATTAAAAGGGAATTAATTATGAACATTAACATTTTCAACATCAATTGTTGAGTGAATGAAATCACAATATCAGTTTTGTACCATCAACCTAATTAAGATGAAAAGATTATTTTTAAAATCCATAGTTCAAATCTTAAAATGAAATAAGGGAACAATGAATAGAATGATTAAAACAATGTTAGTCATAAACCAAACACAAATTATAATATGTTTGTTTTACTAACTACACGCAATTGACACCGATCAACACACAATTATTTGATTTTCTCTTATTATTATTATTATTGCTATTTTTTTTAAATGTAATTTTCTCTCATGCAAAACGAATAACATTGATAAAAAAAACTGAGTAGGAAAATAGAAAGAAAAAAACTGAAACGACTTACTCCGGGTTTCAGGGTGAAATTCGGGGTGGGTTGTGTCATCAAATCTCTTACTTAGGCTGCTCATTTTTCTAAAATGACAACTAATGATAGTAATATAATGGGTAAGATTTTATATTCATTTTTCTCTTTTGTAATCTAACACCACTCTAATTGGATGCTGCTAATTATTTTTGATTGTTTTTAACTAAACTAATGTAATCACACAAAGAGAAAAAAAAAATTCAGGCCTCTTAAGATTCTAGGCCCTGAGTCCATCGACTCTTAAGACTCTACTCAGGTACGGGTCTGGACAAAGACCATATATTGAGAGTAGGCAGCACGATGGCATGGTGTGGGCTGCATGAAGGACGACACACACAAGGGTTCTAGGGCAGACAAGATGCAGCAAGCTAGCACCATACGCTCACGTAACATGCATGGGCGTCATGGCCAGCCGGGTGTGCGAGCACGCGACAATGAGTCGTCTTACATGCATGGCATGTGTGACATTTGGGCAGCAGTTACCAAGTATTGGGCGGTTATCCGAGAAGCACTACGCATGGTGGTTAGCACCTAGTGGGAAGCATCATGTGCGATGGTTACCAAGTAGTGGGACGCTTCATGCGCGACGGTTACCAAGTAGTGGGAAGCATCATGCGTGACGGTTACCAAGTAGTGAGAAGTTACCACGCAAGATAGTTACCAAGTAGTGGGAGTCATCCACACAAATAGTGGGTGGTTACTTACTCAAGGTGTTTGCCAAGTAGTGGGTGGTTACTTACAAGATGGTTGCCAAAGTAGTGGGAAGTTACATGGACAAGTAGTGGGCTGCACAAGGGAAGTTGCATAATTGCTTGGCAAGCATGCATGCTGCCACATAACCCTAGGTAGTTGGGGTTTTTAACCACCATGCACATTGTTGTGTAATATAACCTAGTCCAATGAGGATGTCATGGACAACGAGAGATGCGAGCGAAATAGCTAGCTAGCAAGCAAGAGAGCGAGCAAGTGTAGTTGTACTAAGAGCAAGTACGTACTTGTAGAGTGTCAAAGGCAAGATTGGGTATGTCCACTTGCTAGGCAGAAGACACTCATTGTACTCTTGAATTCCTTTAGTTAAGTTAAAGGTTGAGAGGGGGCCTCCCGTAAACACTTGTGTTGGGTGTGTGTGTGAGTGCTTTACACTCGTTGCTTACTCTAATAATTTCGTTGTGCAAAGCAAACAAATGAGTGAGAGACGGAGGTTGGTCGAGCGGGAGCACCGCTTGGCGTCATCACAAGGCAAAAGGTTTAGACAAAAACAACAACCCTGTGACAATTACCATGTGGATCTCTACTGACAAAACCATGAAATTGTAGAGCTCAATAACATTGGAATATCGTTAAATGCATTTTTCTGTATCTGAATTTTTTTAATTAAGAATCTAGTGATAATATAGTACATGTACAATCCGTTTTGAGTCTAGTCTTCACTAAAGATACTTCTACTAGATCCAAGTCCAACAACAACGATGCATGAAGAAAACGTTGAACACTACCGTTGTCATACATGGAGTTGCATTACCGTGTAAACCTAATCTGATGGCTCCATTTGCGTAACACTATAGCTTGTTTCCAGTTCTATTTACCTACAAACGAGTTTCCCTCCTTCCCATCCATTTCAACACGTGCTTATCCATCATACCAGCCACGTCAGACAGAGATATTCTAGGACGTGTCTGATTGGACCTTGCAGCGTGTTGTAGGCCGCAGAGTTCGTTTTGGTCGCCTGCGATCAAAGCTCGAGTTTGGGCAGCGACAACTGATTAGGATTTGGGCCTGTCACTGACGTGCGTAGTAGGGACTGGACTGTAGCCTTTGTTCTAAGGAACTGGCCTAATAATATCTCCACTCTTTGTCTACTTCACATTTTTTTTTCTTTCTTTCTTTTGTTTGTGGCTTAATTTCGTTCTTCAATGCTAACTTGAGGAGTTGAGGGTGACTTAATGCAAGTATGGACTTGAATGATTTGCGTAGTTTGTCGGTGTGGACTTCAGAGGGGAGCGGATCTTTTCTGGTATTTAGATAAATAATACAAAACACAAATTCAAAAGTCCGTTTTTCGCTTGGCTTTAAGAGGAAGAAGAAACGTTTAAGCAACCGCGCGTATCATTTTCTCACTTTGTGGATCTTGCTTTCTCTAAGCTCCTAACTACTTGGAGAAGACTGAACCTTCCACAAACTCTAACTCTAATGAACCTTCTCTGCTCACTTTGAAGGTAAACCCACTGCACAAAACTCATGTTTATAATTAATACTCTTTTTAGTATGATGCTGGAGCTCTTTGATTTGTCAAGATTGCTAATTGTGTTTCATCTTTTCACTATGAACTGGTTATTAAGTTGAGGCTTTCTAGTTTATAATGAGTTCTGTTCATGTTAAATTGTTTTTCCTATGCTTATTTAGTCAAAGAAAATGATTCTCTTTGCTTTGTTCTTGGTTTGATTTCCAAACATATGTTGGACATATGGAATTGAGACACTGGGTGTTAGTTTCAACTGGGGTGTCAGAACTAAGATTATACTGCCACTTTATGATGTGTAATACTTGAACACACTGTACAACATAGGATTTATCAGTTGTGATTTGTGTTTTCTCGGTTATTGATGTTTTAGACGGTAAAGTTCACTCCTTCCTGAGTCTTTTGATTGTTGTTGATCATTGCAGAATACAATTTCTGGGCATGGAAATACTCTCTTACAGTTCTGCTTCGTGCTGTGATGTTGTAAATTTAAGGTGGAACTCAGCTGTAAAAGCTTCGAGTTTTGGTGGATCCAAGCTCCCAGCTTTTAGAAAGAGTAGAGTCATCTATGCTAATTTTAATTCCGCAAGTGAGGTTGTGAGCTGTTATCATATAAATCAGTCTTTCTCAAAGAAATTAAATCACCGGGGAGGTTTAAGGTCATTAGATTCCCATGAGAAGTTTAAACAAGTTGGTCCAATTATGTCAAGTGGAAGCTCAGGCTCTGATGGCTACGTTATTGGAGCGGAAGAGGATGCAAATATTTCAGAGACCGGTGAACCATTAACGAAAGTGTTGATTCCTGGTATACCGAACGAATCCAATGGTGAACTAAGTGCTCCTATAAGCAGTTGCTTTTGGGAATGGAAGCCCAAGTTCAACGTGCATTATGAGAAAGCAGGATCTGAAAACTTGGGCTCCCCACCAGTGCTGTTTCTTCCTGGTTTTGGGGTTGGTTCATTTCACTATGAGAAGCAAATGAAGGATTTGGGACGAGATTTTAGAGTGTGGGCAATTGATTTCCTCGGTCAGGGCATGTCCTTGCCATTGGAAGACCCTGCCCCTCGTACTAGGGAAGAAGGTATGACGGACAAGAACAATCTTGCTTGGGGCTTTGGAGATGAATCTGAACCATGGGCAAGTGAGCTTGTTTACTCAATTGATTTATGGCAGGATCAAGTTCGTTATTTCATAGAAGAGGTATGTGATGGCTTTATAGTTTTATAATTTTTATTTGTTCCATTATCTGATGGGAAATCAGTTCATATGTATGGGCAAAGCATTGATAAGTTAAAAGTTGGAAGTTGTTTGCATGAATTCTACCAAGTGTTGACCACTTACCAGTGATCACATAATCAGATTTGATTTTTCGTACAGGTAATCGGCGAACCTGTATATATTACTGGAAACTCACTCGGAGGGTTCGTTGCTTTATATTTTGCTGCATGTAACCCTCATTTAGTGAAAGGTGTTACATTGCTCAATGCAACTCCTTTCTGGGGATTTCTACCTAATCCCATTAGATCTCCAACACTGGCAAAATTATTCCCATGGGCAGGAACATTTCCTCTACCTGCCAATGTGAGGAAGCTCGTAGAATTTGTGTAAGTCTCTTATAGCCTGCATAAATTTTTTTGGAGTAAATTGTAGTATTAGTTCCTCTATTTACAAACAAGTAGGCAAACTAAAAATTGACAGTGAACTGATTTAAGAGAGGCTTCTTTATGTGGGAACTGATTTAATATGAGAACTGAACTCTGAGATCATCTTTGGTGTGGACTATATAGTTATAAACGAGCAATAGTAGACACTTGAACTAAAACATTTTGATCTTGTCTAATTTCAGTTGGCAAAAGATAAGTGATCCTAGGAGTATAGCACAGATACTCGAACAAGTTTATGCA of the Fragaria vesca subsp. vesca linkage group LG6, FraVesHawaii_1.0, whole genome shotgun sequence genome contains:
- the LOC101308307 gene encoding putative disease resistance RPP13-like protein 1-like, producing the protein MPIVRAFESASVSILLNKLATQDVINFFLKWGIDDSLRAKLKSNLLVIHAVLNHAEEKQVQDLSVKAWLEDVRVAAYDAEDILDDIANDALESQNSKHEVWISKIKEGIDFKIKDIADTLNPFRERVESKMIKIIDILEELAKQKDILCLREDSGGVKSGFERSPTTTMLGDESHIYGREFDKEEIITLLKLGESDDEVSIIPIVGMGGIGKTTLAQLVYNDVNVSSKFDLKAWACVSDVFDVQRITKALVESATKGSCSTNNLELLQEQLKKWLKNKKFLFVLDDGWNEKYESWDKLRVPFTVGALGSKIIITTRSKTVASLMGTVPTYCLEGLSDGDCWLLFEQIVFRNRNLDSYPKLKVIGKKIVDECKGLPLAAKALGGLLRAEPELDENYWNDILNSKIWKLADNNILPALRLSYHHLPEDLKRCFAYCSMFPKDYEYDREMLILLWMAEGFVPEPEGNQQIEDVARRYVSDFLSRSFFQHTNDKLRLVMHDLIHDLAQSVSGKTFVRLEENTENHNKSTKARHLSYTRGFNDVFQKFEAFSNVDCLRTFLPLDPLQGFSMGSLTDKVPCDMMPKLRFLRVLSFSGYLIEKLPDSIGSLKQLRYLNLSHCQIEELPESTSSLYNLQTLLLFRCCSLTRLPANMGNLRNLRHLNIEGTKLKSMPLGMGRLINLQILSDFIVGKAMGKGIAEFKDLSHLRGSISILCLHNVDSVRDAIVARLKDKKHLDDLVLEWSSSSDGSRNEGIETEVLDALQPHENLKKLTIKYYGGTEFPYWMGDPFFTNMVYLHLYGCAKCTSLPPLGQLPSLKDLILEAKHGIKHVGIEFFVDDDGSRICFPSLETLKFEDMEEWEEWSSDERRKEFPSLRVLCIFRCPKLTKFSHGFASLEKLRIRKCGALTTFSQNPALGNLEPVDFRSLQLLVLVGCGELENLPFSLPSLKVLEIDGCEILAALPRMVELSTMYLMDSNAELLGWMMRFSSLTSLHLTHIPHVKCLPEGFIQQSEKLEELSLSGFPDLEYLLISFHLYFNIWI
- the LOC101299497 gene encoding uncharacterized protein LOC101299497, which translates into the protein MEILSYSSASCCDVVNLRWNSAVKASSFGGSKLPAFRKSRVIYANFNSASEVVSCYHINQSFSKKLNHRGGLRSLDSHEKFKQVGPIMSSGSSGSDGYVIGAEEDANISETGEPLTKVLIPGIPNESNGELSAPISSCFWEWKPKFNVHYEKAGSENLGSPPVLFLPGFGVGSFHYEKQMKDLGRDFRVWAIDFLGQGMSLPLEDPAPRTREEGMTDKNNLAWGFGDESEPWASELVYSIDLWQDQVRYFIEEVIGEPVYITGNSLGGFVALYFAACNPHLVKGVTLLNATPFWGFLPNPIRSPTLAKLFPWAGTFPLPANVRKLVEFVWQKISDPRSIAQILEQVYADHSTDVDKVFSRIVETSEHPAAAASFASIMFAPQGELSFKEALSRCQTSNIPVCLMYGKEDPWVQPIWGFQVKKQVPEAPFYEISPAGHCPHDEVPEVVNYLLRGWIRNVESQGLVALPLLDAQESMQINIARDLEFIRDGSKKSVKVRFFGSKFSLWDKISSYISSQFGKLELKS